The following coding sequences lie in one Thalassoglobus polymorphus genomic window:
- a CDS encoding four-helix bundle copper-binding protein yields MLDEQSDNDCPRCCRECIDLCLLCAQAVARNSRFSEEICRLCADACEWCAEQCGAHDHDHCQKCAEACRACVKSCRSMAQAS; encoded by the coding sequence ATGCTCGATGAGCAGAGTGATAACGATTGTCCTCGCTGCTGTCGTGAGTGCATCGACCTTTGTTTGCTGTGTGCGCAAGCAGTCGCGAGAAACAGTCGATTCAGCGAAGAGATCTGCAGACTGTGCGCCGATGCCTGTGAGTGGTGTGCTGAGCAGTGTGGAGCTCATGATCATGATCACTGCCAGAAATGCGCAGAAGCGTGCCGCGCCTGCGTCAAAAGTTGTCGAAGCATGGCTCAAGCCTCTTAG
- a CDS encoding MBL fold metallo-hydrolase, with protein MFVLETVLTDGIAQLSYFVGDTETGRAAVIDPRTDVEIYEELARKHGVSITHIFETHIHADFVSGSLSLSARLGTAEIWLSGENAGYQFPGNVISDGETFDFGGFLLVARHTPGHTPEHLSFEICEAKNPDRPFAIFTGDSLFVGSAGRPDLLGGDQTEALSEDLYRTLYDYYLKLDDFVTIYPGHGAGSACGADIGDRLCSTIGYERRTNAFLKFPDLQTFQEFVINDAPPVPWHYPELKKVNASGPEVMDRLPTIRALPPDKFRKVMREAGVVILDTRSMLAFGGGHVSGAINIGDRPEMSAWVGQLFDLDQRLLLIVDDDKEVEQVQRLIVRTGHSRFAGYLAGGMKAWEVAGLPMESTRQVTVEELREMQISEGDFTLLDVRSPAEWESGRIPGAQHQFIADMRDRISGLDKAGRYITYCASGYRASIASSLMQSRGFSDVSNVPGSWGAWKAVGYDIEKPEEATV; from the coding sequence ATGTTTGTCCTGGAAACCGTTTTGACAGACGGAATTGCACAACTCTCGTATTTCGTCGGCGACACAGAAACCGGTCGAGCTGCAGTGATCGATCCTCGCACCGACGTTGAAATCTATGAGGAGCTTGCTCGCAAACATGGCGTTTCAATTACTCACATTTTTGAGACCCATATTCATGCCGACTTCGTCTCGGGGAGTCTTTCACTCTCTGCCAGACTGGGCACCGCCGAGATCTGGTTAAGTGGTGAAAATGCAGGTTACCAATTCCCCGGAAATGTCATCAGCGACGGTGAGACGTTTGATTTCGGAGGTTTTCTTCTGGTCGCGCGCCACACACCCGGTCACACGCCAGAGCATCTTTCATTTGAAATTTGTGAAGCAAAGAATCCTGATCGACCTTTTGCAATTTTCACTGGTGATTCGCTCTTTGTTGGTTCAGCGGGGCGTCCAGATTTGCTAGGCGGGGATCAGACAGAAGCTCTGAGTGAAGACCTTTATCGGACATTGTATGACTATTATCTTAAGCTGGACGACTTCGTCACGATCTATCCCGGACACGGGGCTGGTTCAGCTTGTGGTGCCGATATCGGCGATCGGCTTTGCAGCACGATTGGTTATGAGCGTCGCACAAATGCTTTCTTGAAGTTCCCGGACTTGCAGACATTTCAAGAATTCGTAATCAACGATGCTCCGCCTGTACCGTGGCACTATCCTGAGCTGAAGAAGGTGAACGCCTCCGGCCCCGAAGTGATGGATCGGCTGCCGACCATTCGCGCACTCCCCCCGGACAAGTTTCGCAAAGTCATGCGCGAAGCCGGCGTGGTCATTCTTGACACACGCTCAATGTTGGCGTTCGGAGGAGGTCATGTCTCAGGAGCTATCAACATTGGCGATCGACCGGAGATGTCGGCATGGGTTGGGCAACTGTTCGATTTGGATCAACGGTTGTTACTGATTGTCGATGATGACAAAGAGGTCGAGCAGGTTCAGCGTCTTATTGTCAGGACCGGCCACTCACGGTTTGCTGGTTATCTGGCAGGTGGGATGAAGGCCTGGGAAGTCGCCGGCTTACCAATGGAGTCAACACGGCAAGTCACTGTCGAGGAGCTTCGTGAAATGCAGATAAGTGAGGGTGATTTTACACTCTTGGATGTCCGTTCACCGGCTGAGTGGGAATCAGGACGCATTCCTGGAGCTCAGCATCAGTTTATTGCCGACATGCGTGACCGAATCAGTGGGTTGGACAAGGCGGGGCGATACATCACCTATTGCGCGAGCGGATACCGAGCCAGTATTGCATCAAGTTTGATGCAATCTCGTGGATTCTCGGATGTCTCCAATGTTCCGGGTAGCTGGGGTGCTTGGAAGGCAGTTGGGTATGACATCGAAAAACCGGAGGAGGCGACAGTATGA
- a CDS encoding YeeE/YedE thiosulfate transporter family protein — translation MNMILSRLSVLGEADPLQYPGPAWSPYVVGALIGVLSMFTFYISNKPLGASTAYARISGMLGDLFTPKHTRSLKYFQDNPPRPGWELMLVFGVIIGSFFAAWSGGEFTGQLLPAMWVERFGADSNLLRISVALAGGMLMAFGARMAGGCTSGHGISGTLQLGIGSWIAAICFFVGGIITAMLMFGL, via the coding sequence ATGAATATGATTCTTTCAAGGCTTTCAGTGTTGGGGGAGGCAGACCCTCTGCAATATCCCGGACCGGCCTGGTCACCGTACGTCGTCGGCGCTCTGATCGGTGTTTTGTCGATGTTCACATTCTATATCTCGAACAAACCGCTGGGGGCATCGACGGCCTACGCCCGGATATCGGGAATGCTCGGAGACCTCTTTACCCCTAAACATACTCGGTCGCTGAAGTATTTTCAGGACAACCCACCTCGTCCTGGATGGGAGTTGATGCTTGTCTTCGGGGTGATCATCGGATCGTTCTTTGCAGCATGGAGTGGAGGCGAGTTCACAGGTCAGCTGCTACCGGCAATGTGGGTAGAGCGTTTCGGTGCAGACAGCAATTTGCTGCGGATCAGTGTTGCACTTGCGGGCGGTATGCTGATGGCATTTGGTGCTCGGATGGCAGGCGGATGCACAAGTGGTCATGGCATCAGCGGGACGTTGCAGCTGGGGATCGGTTCGTGGATCGCAGCGATCTGCTTCTTTGTTGGCGGCATCATCACAGCCATGTTGATGTTCGGCCTGTAA
- a CDS encoding YeeE/YedE family protein, which produces MATTLEKTQLDEAPKKESEESESRNPAPTKSLVQGLLFGVVFGFLLQKGGVAKFHVLIGQLLLEDFTVVKVMLSAVVVGTLGVHLMHHLKLVELHVKPTRIASNVIGGLLFGAGFALSAYCPGTGAAALGQGNFDALAMVAGMIAGSFMFAEASSWISRNIDPMGDQGKLTLHDILPFNRAVVVIGSAAILAVVLAILEVTTVR; this is translated from the coding sequence ATGGCCACGACGCTCGAAAAAACGCAACTCGACGAAGCACCCAAAAAAGAATCAGAAGAATCGGAAAGCAGAAATCCCGCTCCGACCAAGTCGCTCGTTCAGGGGCTTCTCTTTGGAGTGGTCTTCGGATTCCTGTTGCAAAAAGGTGGAGTCGCGAAGTTCCATGTTTTAATTGGTCAACTCCTGCTCGAAGATTTTACTGTCGTGAAGGTGATGCTCTCGGCAGTTGTTGTTGGGACATTAGGGGTTCATTTAATGCATCATCTGAAGCTTGTTGAGCTACATGTTAAACCAACACGAATCGCATCGAATGTCATCGGAGGTTTGCTCTTCGGAGCTGGCTTCGCGTTGTCAGCTTACTGTCCCGGAACCGGTGCAGCTGCATTGGGGCAAGGTAATTTCGATGCACTTGCGATGGTTGCTGGCATGATCGCCGGTTCGTTCATGTTTGCAGAAGCCTCGAGCTGGATCAGTCGAAACATCGATCCGATGGGAGATCAAGGCAAGCTGACTTTACATGACATTCTGCCGTTCAATCGGGCTGTCGTCGTCATCGGCAGCGCAGCGATCCTGGCTGTTGTATTGGCCATTCTCGAAGTGACCACGGTCCGTTAG
- a CDS encoding carboxymuconolactone decarboxylase family protein, whose product MPYVPPLEIEEAPEDSKPLLKAIKEKFGKSLNLFSTLAHQPDVLGGVTQINDGIQNDLPDLYRELAYYKVSRVNSCDYCSHYHRQAAKKAGLSEEQLDSMDVNSKLFDDKERVILSYAEELTKTKKVDPQVMANLKNFLDEQQIVTLAATVAFANFTNRVNHGLDIELP is encoded by the coding sequence ATGCCTTACGTTCCCCCTCTGGAAATTGAAGAAGCCCCGGAAGATTCGAAACCATTGCTCAAAGCAATCAAGGAGAAATTTGGGAAGTCACTAAACTTATTCAGCACATTAGCTCATCAGCCGGATGTTCTCGGCGGTGTCACCCAGATCAATGACGGCATTCAAAATGACTTGCCAGATCTTTATCGGGAACTGGCATATTATAAGGTCTCACGGGTTAATTCATGCGACTACTGCTCACATTACCATCGCCAGGCTGCTAAGAAAGCGGGGCTGTCGGAGGAGCAGCTCGATTCAATGGACGTTAACTCCAAGCTGTTCGATGATAAAGAGCGTGTCATTTTGAGTTATGCTGAAGAACTTACGAAGACGAAGAAAGTCGATCCTCAGGTGATGGCGAACTTGAAGAACTTTCTTGACGAACAGCAAATCGTCACGCTGGCTGCAACGGTCGCGTTTGCGAATTTCACAAATCGAGTCAACCACGGATTGGACATTGAATTGCCATGA
- a CDS encoding dihydrolipoyl dehydrogenase family protein encodes MNSSHFDVIVLGTGPAGSTIARKAAKSGHNTAIIESREFGGTCALRGCNPKKVYVNAASIVDQVQRADGKLINDCGVAIDWAQLLAFKKTFTEPVAEKSERSFHDDGIATFQGIPAFTSQNEITVNELRLRAKKIVIATGAKPAPLDIPGEEWVIQSDQFMELKSLPDRVLFVGGGYVSMEFAHVVARCGKSVTVVDHHERVLNSFDPDLVKLLQGYSEKCGIRFRFGSRVVAVEIAAEDSLKVVLEGGDTIDCDLVVHGAGRVPSISDLQLEAGNVKYEANGIVVDDSMRSVSNPDVYAAGDCAASGQPKLTPTANEEARIIAKNLFADNPELQPSYGQIPQVVFTIPSIAAVGMSEQQAREMSPDIDVRFNETSRWGSNRKTGDTVAGFKVILDKQSNKILGAHLLGPDADEMINLFALAQRFNLSAKDLKSALFAFPTSSADLRQMV; translated from the coding sequence ATGAATTCATCTCATTTTGACGTCATTGTACTCGGGACGGGACCGGCTGGCTCAACGATTGCACGCAAGGCCGCGAAGTCTGGACACAACACTGCGATTATCGAATCGCGAGAATTCGGTGGAACGTGTGCCCTGCGCGGCTGCAATCCTAAGAAGGTCTATGTGAATGCTGCGTCCATCGTTGATCAGGTTCAGAGAGCGGATGGAAAACTGATTAACGACTGTGGAGTTGCAATCGACTGGGCGCAGTTACTGGCATTCAAAAAAACATTCACTGAGCCTGTCGCAGAAAAGAGCGAAAGGTCGTTTCATGATGACGGGATCGCGACATTTCAGGGCATTCCGGCATTCACAAGTCAGAATGAAATTACGGTCAACGAGCTGAGACTCAGGGCCAAAAAAATCGTCATCGCAACCGGGGCAAAACCGGCACCACTCGACATCCCAGGTGAAGAATGGGTCATTCAAAGTGACCAGTTTATGGAGTTAAAGAGTCTTCCAGATCGTGTCTTGTTTGTCGGTGGTGGATATGTTTCGATGGAGTTTGCACATGTCGTTGCTCGTTGCGGCAAGTCAGTGACAGTTGTCGATCATCACGAACGAGTTCTTAACAGCTTCGATCCTGACTTAGTCAAACTGCTTCAGGGATATTCCGAAAAGTGCGGAATTCGCTTTCGATTTGGAAGTCGGGTCGTCGCCGTTGAAATTGCAGCGGAAGATTCTCTGAAGGTCGTTCTGGAGGGAGGGGACACCATTGACTGTGATCTGGTTGTCCACGGAGCTGGGCGGGTTCCAAGTATTTCCGATCTTCAACTTGAAGCCGGTAACGTCAAATATGAAGCAAATGGAATCGTTGTCGACGATTCTATGCGGAGCGTTTCAAACCCGGATGTCTATGCCGCCGGAGACTGTGCAGCGAGCGGACAGCCGAAACTGACCCCCACCGCAAACGAGGAAGCCCGTATCATTGCGAAGAATTTATTCGCAGACAATCCTGAGCTCCAACCAAGTTACGGTCAGATCCCCCAGGTTGTATTCACAATTCCCTCAATTGCAGCAGTCGGAATGTCTGAGCAGCAGGCTCGAGAGATGAGCCCAGATATCGACGTCCGATTTAATGAGACGTCGAGATGGGGCAGTAACCGTAAGACCGGCGATACGGTTGCGGGCTTCAAAGTGATTCTCGACAAGCAATCCAACAAAATTCTAGGGGCCCACCTTCTCGGTCCTGATGCAGATGAAATGATCAACCTGTTTGCACTCGCGCAGCGTTTCAACCTGAGTGCCAAAGATTTGAAATCGGCACTCTTCGCCTTTCCCACCAGCTCTGCCGATTTGCGGCAAATGGTTTGA
- a CDS encoding c-type cytochrome encodes MVFVSLCVIQSSSHVHAEPAKHFIAAFDRFGKHDEIDEALTRELLITELSCTACHQSDEEALVAKGGPNLEGAGTRLSAEWLHDYLINPQGVKPGTTMPDVLHGLSDAEKEKVAVALTAFLSTQQSPFPQLKATGLIPVTHEFWLKGSVEEGGKLYHSVGCVACHAPDSDFETAGSTSSALDRLIEQLDPEELKELGLSGAARTVNSIPHGDLNKKYTLLSLSHFLHNPDRDRPSGRMPNLKLLPSEAADIAAYLLRSQKKSAASIVPSQDAQLIAEGKKYFMELRCVNCHNIKGIESNPAKTPLANLNLKSEQSCFTNSTMKQPAYVLSEEQITKLVADSDKSESQATASHHDLRMLQLNCFACHERDTLGGVGRKRQQYFETVGHVDIGDEGRLPPSLTHVGKKLTPSWFARVLDGKGDIRPHMTIRMPIFSKALTRQLPKQIAIADEVNAASEKEVFGDLANLAQPGRQLLNTGCIQCHPLRGESLASVVGTDLNGVHNRVRPAWFKEFLRNPIDLKQRTRMPTFFPNGVSSNPDILAGDVDQQIAAIWAYLKENGKHPLPEKILEARSKSFELVPTDKPIVLRTFMGKAGMHAIAVGFPEKIHFAFDAETCQLVEAWKGRFLDAHGTWFDRFTPLAEPLGTNRIDFHNSLSYGNSKPGGGSTDVLQHFGKLIKKDFVGYQLDQAGIPTFRYKMGGYLIEERIVPAKSGELHRQFVIKSSAEETTVETSKVVFLFKLLTGKKIEKVDDKTFVNESGLTVKLPANSPLTPYVMHTPERPLENFCLSTIHSQPERIEFEVVYKW; translated from the coding sequence GTGGTTTTTGTTTCTCTCTGTGTCATTCAGTCTTCGTCGCATGTTCACGCCGAGCCTGCGAAGCATTTCATCGCAGCCTTTGACCGGTTTGGGAAGCATGACGAAATTGATGAAGCCCTCACCCGCGAATTATTAATCACGGAGTTGAGTTGTACTGCATGTCATCAATCGGATGAGGAAGCCCTTGTTGCTAAAGGAGGGCCGAATCTTGAGGGAGCCGGGACCCGTCTTTCAGCGGAATGGCTGCACGACTATCTCATTAACCCGCAAGGAGTGAAGCCGGGGACAACGATGCCGGACGTCCTGCATGGGCTCTCCGATGCTGAGAAAGAAAAGGTCGCAGTTGCACTCACTGCATTTTTATCTACGCAGCAAAGTCCTTTCCCGCAACTCAAAGCCACAGGGCTGATCCCGGTCACTCATGAATTCTGGCTGAAAGGATCTGTTGAAGAAGGTGGCAAGCTTTATCATTCCGTCGGATGCGTCGCCTGTCATGCACCCGATTCCGATTTCGAAACAGCTGGAAGCACTTCTTCGGCGCTTGACAGGTTGATCGAACAACTTGACCCAGAGGAATTAAAAGAACTGGGCTTGAGTGGAGCAGCGCGGACTGTCAATTCGATTCCACATGGCGATTTAAACAAGAAGTACACTCTTCTTTCACTCTCCCATTTTCTCCATAACCCAGACCGTGACCGTCCATCGGGCCGCATGCCAAATCTCAAGCTGCTTCCCTCTGAAGCAGCTGATATTGCGGCCTATTTGCTACGCAGCCAAAAAAAATCTGCAGCAAGCATTGTTCCATCCCAGGATGCGCAACTCATCGCAGAAGGGAAAAAGTATTTTATGGAACTTCGTTGTGTGAACTGCCACAACATCAAGGGAATCGAATCGAATCCCGCGAAGACGCCACTTGCGAATCTGAATTTGAAGTCTGAACAATCCTGTTTTACGAACTCGACTATGAAACAACCGGCGTATGTTTTAAGCGAAGAACAGATAACAAAACTTGTTGCGGATTCTGACAAGAGTGAATCGCAGGCGACTGCCAGCCACCACGATCTACGAATGTTGCAGTTAAATTGCTTCGCCTGTCACGAACGGGATACGCTTGGCGGCGTGGGCCGGAAGCGTCAACAATATTTTGAAACGGTCGGTCATGTTGATATCGGTGACGAAGGTCGTTTGCCGCCCTCCCTCACACATGTTGGCAAGAAGTTGACTCCGTCGTGGTTTGCGAGGGTTCTGGATGGAAAAGGCGATATCCGTCCCCACATGACAATTCGGATGCCGATTTTCTCAAAAGCTTTGACACGACAGCTTCCCAAGCAAATTGCCATTGCGGACGAGGTGAATGCAGCGAGTGAAAAGGAAGTCTTTGGCGACCTTGCAAATCTGGCTCAGCCTGGCCGGCAACTTCTCAATACCGGATGCATCCAGTGTCATCCGCTGCGAGGGGAAAGTTTGGCGAGTGTCGTCGGGACAGATTTGAACGGTGTTCACAATCGTGTTCGACCTGCCTGGTTCAAAGAATTCCTGCGGAATCCGATCGACCTGAAGCAACGGACGCGCATGCCGACCTTCTTTCCGAATGGAGTCAGTTCGAATCCGGATATTCTCGCCGGAGATGTCGATCAACAAATCGCAGCGATTTGGGCGTACTTGAAAGAGAATGGAAAGCATCCACTCCCGGAGAAAATTCTGGAAGCTCGTTCAAAGAGTTTTGAACTCGTTCCAACCGACAAGCCAATCGTGCTGCGAACCTTTATGGGCAAAGCAGGAATGCACGCAATCGCAGTTGGCTTTCCTGAGAAAATTCACTTTGCCTTTGATGCAGAAACGTGTCAATTGGTCGAAGCCTGGAAAGGTCGTTTCCTTGATGCTCACGGAACCTGGTTCGACCGATTCACCCCCTTGGCTGAACCACTCGGGACAAATCGGATTGACTTTCACAATTCTCTCTCATACGGCAACTCCAAACCTGGCGGCGGAAGCACTGATGTGCTTCAGCATTTTGGAAAACTGATAAAAAAAGATTTTGTTGGGTATCAACTCGATCAGGCCGGGATTCCAACCTTCCGTTACAAGATGGGGGGATACTTAATCGAAGAACGTATCGTTCCTGCCAAGAGTGGAGAACTGCATCGTCAGTTTGTGATCAAAAGCTCAGCCGAGGAAACAACGGTCGAAACTTCAAAGGTCGTATTCCTGTTCAAGCTCCTGACTGGGAAGAAGATTGAAAAGGTCGATGACAAGACATTCGTCAACGAGAGCGGACTAACGGTGAAGTTACCCGCCAACTCTCCTTTGACACCTTACGTGATGCACACTCCTGAGAGGCCGCTTGAAAATTTTTGCCTCTCCACAATCCACTCTCAACCTGAACGAATTGAATTTGAGGTCGTTTACAAATGGTGA
- a CDS encoding DUF7133 domain-containing protein, translating to MVKLTRTLTLFFVFTSLLMSSHSQAGEEEYYPLISIVTSAAKTDSRSKNWKPAPDDLVLEVSGIAALEDGRIAVAIRKGEIWILDGVYENPPKNVTYQKFATALHEPLGLIWNDGAFYTTQRSELTRIKDNDGDGVADEYTTVAKGWGVTGHYHEYAFGPKLDCDGNMWVTLNIGLGLKGDLLKRTIQDPKLGYRQALWRGWGMKITPKGELIPVCAGMRSPSGIGSNAEGDMFYTDQQGNWVATNTLHHMREGAFFHHVEALASMSQPGSTIHDVENIPNGVPFPQAIEKFPQLVPPAIWFPYKKVGQSGTDIMLDKSEGKFGPFAGQFFVGEFTQAAINRVFLEKVDGEYQGACFPFRHGFASAVLRLEQGEDGSVFAGLTNRGWSSLGAASYGLQRLVWSGKTPFEIKEMHATKNGFDLIFTEPVDPETATNPESYTLSNYTYLYHSTYGSDEIQTQRNSISKITVSDDGLKVALKVEGRRELYVHELEAKGIRSRDNEPLLHPQAYYTLNRIPD from the coding sequence ATGGTGAAACTGACACGAACACTGACCCTGTTTTTCGTTTTCACCTCGTTGTTGATGTCATCACATTCGCAAGCTGGTGAAGAAGAATACTACCCACTGATTTCAATTGTGACATCGGCTGCGAAAACGGATTCGCGCTCGAAGAACTGGAAACCGGCTCCAGACGATCTCGTTCTTGAAGTGAGTGGGATCGCGGCACTTGAGGATGGTCGAATAGCGGTCGCCATTCGTAAGGGGGAAATCTGGATTCTGGATGGAGTTTATGAAAACCCGCCAAAGAATGTGACGTATCAAAAATTTGCAACAGCTCTTCATGAACCACTCGGGTTGATCTGGAATGATGGAGCATTCTATACGACACAACGTTCTGAATTGACGCGAATTAAAGACAACGATGGCGACGGAGTCGCGGACGAATACACAACCGTTGCCAAAGGTTGGGGCGTGACCGGGCATTATCACGAGTATGCTTTCGGTCCTAAGCTCGACTGCGACGGGAACATGTGGGTCACTCTGAACATCGGTCTTGGATTGAAAGGAGATCTTCTCAAACGAACAATTCAGGATCCCAAGCTTGGATATCGACAGGCATTGTGGCGCGGCTGGGGAATGAAGATTACTCCGAAAGGTGAGCTGATTCCGGTTTGTGCCGGGATGCGTTCTCCGAGCGGAATAGGGAGTAATGCCGAAGGAGACATGTTCTACACCGATCAGCAGGGAAACTGGGTTGCCACGAATACATTACACCACATGCGCGAGGGGGCCTTCTTCCATCACGTCGAAGCCCTCGCTTCGATGAGCCAACCGGGTTCGACAATACACGATGTCGAGAACATTCCGAACGGAGTTCCATTTCCGCAAGCAATCGAAAAGTTCCCACAACTCGTTCCACCGGCAATCTGGTTTCCGTACAAGAAAGTTGGTCAATCGGGAACGGATATTATGCTCGATAAAAGCGAAGGAAAATTCGGCCCATTCGCCGGACAGTTCTTCGTCGGCGAGTTTACACAAGCTGCGATAAATCGTGTCTTCTTAGAGAAAGTTGACGGCGAGTATCAGGGAGCTTGCTTCCCGTTTCGACATGGATTCGCGTCAGCGGTTCTGCGTCTCGAACAGGGAGAAGATGGCAGCGTCTTCGCCGGACTGACGAATCGCGGTTGGAGTAGTTTGGGGGCAGCTTCATACGGACTGCAACGACTTGTTTGGTCCGGAAAAACACCATTCGAAATCAAAGAAATGCACGCTACGAAGAATGGGTTCGATCTGATATTCACGGAACCTGTCGATCCTGAGACCGCGACGAATCCAGAGTCTTATACGCTCAGCAACTACACATATTTGTATCACTCGACATATGGAAGCGATGAAATTCAGACTCAACGCAACTCAATTTCAAAAATCACCGTGTCGGATGATGGGCTCAAAGTCGCATTGAAAGTCGAGGGAAGGCGAGAACTTTATGTGCATGAATTGGAAGCAAAGGGAATTCGCAGCCGCGACAACGAACCATTGCTTCACCCTCAAGCGTATTACACACTGAATCGCATCCCCGATTAA
- a CDS encoding redoxin domain-containing protein, with translation MLKAFKELDFTISLKEFCVFATRTISSWARELRNCFRVFTPSHFAISLCGVILFSSVAQAADETKRVLSPYQFELPSTQGKLVEIFRESGTTLTVVCFLGTECPLAKLYGPRLQQLSETYASQNVEFIGVNSNLHDSMEECRSYAKSHGVTFPMLKDVGNKVADAYEVTRTPEVVVVDSKFEIRYRGRIDDQYQPGMSRAKPARQDLKEALDELIAGKPVSRALTEPVGCLIGRVPPTETTTSLTYAKEISRVLQKHCVECHQAGEIGPFALTEYDEVVGWGEMLVEVVDQKRMPPWHASPSHGDFANARWMSEEDKESLRNWVAGGMPFGKKEDLPPPLKPQTVWQLGSQPDLVLNMSPKPFQVPSEGIVEYQYFVVDPEFKEDKWVTGAQVIPGNRSVVHHAIVFIRPPDGSDFQGIGWLSGYVPGQKPLTMQSGYARLIPAGSKLVFQMHYTPTGVPQADTTQIGLLFGDEQEITHEVFTLVGINQDFEIPPNDPNFKVHGKIKQLPSHGELLAMTPHMHLRGKSFQTSLTSQGEKEILLDVPHYDFNWQHFYELQNPVSLEEIDSLNFTATFDNSSKNPVNPAPHEYVSWGDQTWEEMAVVFYAVAQPRKFVSTTSKTYDTDSSQAKTKNDVEADRIVAQFFERFDKNKDGKIYREELPISMNSFGFNRLNRDGNQYLSKDEIYRLAIQQLKRRKK, from the coding sequence ATGTTGAAAGCATTTAAGGAACTCGACTTCACGATCTCCCTCAAGGAGTTCTGCGTTTTTGCAACGAGAACAATTTCTTCATGGGCGCGGGAATTGCGAAACTGCTTCAGGGTCTTCACTCCATCTCATTTCGCGATTTCACTCTGTGGTGTCATTCTGTTTTCATCCGTGGCTCAAGCTGCCGATGAGACGAAACGGGTTCTTTCGCCGTATCAGTTTGAACTCCCCTCGACTCAAGGGAAGCTTGTCGAAATTTTTAGAGAATCCGGCACAACGTTGACGGTTGTCTGCTTTCTGGGAACGGAGTGTCCTCTTGCGAAACTTTACGGTCCAAGGTTGCAGCAACTTTCGGAGACGTATGCTTCGCAAAATGTCGAGTTCATTGGGGTGAACAGTAACCTGCACGATTCAATGGAAGAGTGTCGCAGCTATGCGAAATCTCACGGGGTCACGTTCCCCATGCTCAAGGATGTGGGCAACAAGGTTGCCGACGCATATGAAGTGACACGCACGCCAGAAGTCGTCGTCGTCGACAGTAAATTTGAAATTCGATACCGAGGCCGTATCGACGATCAGTATCAACCGGGAATGAGCAGAGCCAAGCCTGCCCGTCAAGATCTCAAAGAGGCGCTCGACGAATTGATCGCAGGAAAGCCGGTCTCGCGCGCTTTGACGGAACCGGTCGGATGTCTGATTGGACGCGTTCCACCAACTGAAACGACGACGTCACTCACTTATGCGAAAGAGATTTCACGCGTCCTTCAAAAGCATTGTGTGGAGTGTCACCAAGCAGGCGAAATTGGCCCGTTTGCATTGACGGAATATGACGAAGTCGTTGGTTGGGGAGAGATGCTTGTCGAAGTTGTTGACCAAAAACGAATGCCACCTTGGCACGCTAGCCCATCTCACGGAGACTTCGCAAATGCCCGGTGGATGTCTGAAGAAGACAAAGAGTCACTTCGAAATTGGGTCGCAGGGGGCATGCCGTTCGGAAAGAAAGAAGATCTTCCACCCCCGTTGAAACCGCAAACTGTCTGGCAGCTTGGGAGTCAGCCTGATCTCGTCCTCAACATGAGTCCCAAGCCGTTTCAGGTTCCCTCTGAGGGGATTGTTGAGTATCAATATTTTGTCGTCGATCCTGAATTCAAAGAAGACAAGTGGGTCACAGGGGCACAAGTGATTCCAGGAAATCGATCTGTTGTCCATCACGCGATCGTTTTTATCCGCCCGCCTGATGGCAGCGACTTTCAGGGCATCGGCTGGCTTTCCGGATACGTGCCCGGACAGAAGCCGCTCACCATGCAATCAGGGTACGCTCGTTTAATCCCAGCTGGTTCGAAGCTCGTCTTTCAAATGCACTACACTCCCACCGGAGTACCACAAGCTGACACAACCCAGATTGGTCTGCTGTTTGGTGATGAACAGGAGATCACACACGAGGTCTTTACGCTGGTCGGAATCAATCAGGATTTTGAAATTCCTCCAAATGACCCAAATTTCAAAGTGCATGGAAAGATCAAACAGCTCCCGAGTCACGGCGAACTGCTTGCGATGACGCCACACATGCACCTCCGTGGTAAGTCGTTTCAGACATCGCTGACGAGTCAGGGAGAAAAAGAAATCTTACTCGATGTCCCCCACTACGATTTTAACTGGCAGCACTTTTACGAGCTTCAAAATCCAGTTTCGCTAGAGGAAATTGACTCGCTGAATTTTACAGCGACCTTTGACAACTCAAGTAAGAATCCAGTCAATCCAGCACCGCATGAATACGTGAGTTGGGGCGATCAGACATGGGAAGAAATGGCTGTGGTGTTTTATGCAGTTGCACAACCCCGAAAATTTGTCTCCACAACGTCCAAAACTTACGATACGGATTCCAGCCAAGCAAAAACAAAAAACGATGTTGAAGCCGATCGGATTGTTGCACAGTTTTTCGAACGATTCGACAAAAACAAAGATGGGAAAATCTACCGTGAAGAGCTTCCAATCTCCATGAACTCTTTTGGATTCAACAGATTGAACCGAGACGGGAATCAATATCTCAGCAAGGATGAAATTTACAGACTCGCCATCCAGCAATTGAAGAGACGCAAAAAGTAG